A single Streptomyces mirabilis DNA region contains:
- a CDS encoding histone-like nucleoid-structuring protein Lsr2 — MAQKVQVLLVDDLDGGEADETVTFALDGKTYEIDLTTANADKLRGLLEPYVKGGRRTGGRAAGGRGKARVASGGSQDTAQIRAWAKENGYEVNDRGRVPASIREAYEKANG; from the coding sequence GTGGCACAGAAGGTTCAGGTCCTTCTTGTCGACGACCTCGACGGTGGCGAGGCGGACGAGACCGTGACGTTCGCGCTGGACGGCAAGACGTACGAAATCGATCTCACGACCGCCAATGCGGACAAGCTCCGTGGCCTTCTCGAGCCCTACGTGAAGGGTGGTCGTCGTACCGGAGGCCGTGCTGCGGGGGGGCGTGGAAAGGCGCGTGTCGCTTCCGGTGGCAGCCAGGACACCGCACAGATCCGCGCGTGGGCGAAGGAGAACGGTTACGAGGTCAACGACCGTGGCCGCGTTCCGGCGTCCATTCGCGAGGCCTACGAGAAGGCCAACGGCTGA